The Prochlorococcus sp. MIT 1341 genomic interval GATTTTAGATATTGAAGAAGTTGATTTTGCAGTTTTAATGCAGCCTTATGCCTCAACTCAGAAAGTTTTTTATTATTCAGATCGCGAAATTCACGAAAACTATGCTCTTCTTCTGCCAATCGAGAACATATAACTTGAGGTTGATCTGAATTTATCAAGTCTCGCAAGCGATCTCTTTCTGATATTAAATGAGACAAATCACAATTACTTATACGCTTTAAGTGCTTTAAATATGAAATTCTATCTTGGATCTCATCTAATTTTTGAGGATCGGAATCTAAATTACTTGCATAATGTTGTAATGACTGTGAAAGGGAATCTAAACGAGTAAATACATCCAGAATGCTTTCTAAATAGGTTGAGAGGCTAGAGTCTAGTTGTGTCAATATATTGATTTCATTCAAGCAATTATTTAAGAGCTCTAGGACAGTCGGTAAATCACTATTTGATTCATAAAGAATAGAGGAAAGAGTAGATAGACCTTGCTGTATGCGAACTGTATGAGCTAATGTATCTTGTTGATTCAAAAGTTTAACATCCTCTTCTGGGTCTAGTAGTTGAGCTGCTTCTAATTTTGACAAAAAGGCTTTCTGCTCTGAAATTTGACTTTCTAAATTCATAAAATCATTCTGAGCTGCCTGTAAAGAACAAAAAGCTTTCTTCCACTTATAATAAGCTTCTTTTACAGCAATTTTTGAATCTTCTAAAATCGAACCACCGAAACAATCTAAACAATCTCTTTGATGACCTGATTTAGATAGTTCTTGGACTTGGCCTTGTCCCGTCAAATCAATCAAACTAGGACGGATAGATAATATTTGATCCTTACTGACTGCTACTCCATTGATTCTAAAACGACTAATTATCCGATCCTGCCTGCGAATCAAAACTCTACTAACCAATAATTCATTGTCGACTGCATCAAAATCATGGTTTGTAAAGGAGGCCATATCAATACAATCAGCTGTAAAAGAAGCTTCAATATGTCCTCGATCGCATCCTGTACGCAATAACCCAGACAAGCTGGGGCCAGAAAGCCCCCCCAAAAGTGCATCCAGGGCATCTAATAAGATCGATTTGCCAGCACCTGTTTCACCTGTCAAAACAGTAAAACCTTGCTTAAAAGTCAAATCAAGGCTTTGAATAAGAGCAATGTTGGATAATCGAAGACCTGTTAGCAAATTTCCTTCTCGTTACCAACTGACGGTAGCGAGTATCACGCTGCTTTAAAAGGGGGTAGAAATGGAACAAAAAAAAATGCGAGAGGAGCTAGAAGACTTCATAGAGGCTTCGGGATTGTTGGAATATGACTATGCGGCAATTGAAAGAATATACAGAGGAAGTCCGATGCGACTTATAAATAGAGTTTTAGAAACGCTGGTACCCATAGGACTATTTATAATTGGAATTGGAACAGACAAAATTCTGGGACTACTTAATAATGAACAAAGGACAAAGGAAAGAGCAAAGGAATGTGCACAACTATTTGTTAGCTTGGGCCCTGCATTTATTAAAGCTGGACAAGCACTATCAACAAGACCAGATATTATCCCAACAGTATTATTAGATGAACTTGCGCAACTCCAGGATCAACTACCTGGATTTGATAGCAAACTTGCAATGGCTTGCATAGAGGAAGATCTCAAAAAACCCATAGAAGAAATATTTAAAGAGATTGAAATAAATCCGATTTCAGCCGCATCGTTGGGTCAAGTGCATAAAGGAGTTTTATTGAATGGAGAAAGTGTTGCTGTAAAAGTTCAAAGGCCTGGATTACGAGAACAAATTACATTGGATTTATATATCGTCAGAAATATTGCAGTTTGGATAAATAAAAACGTAAAGCTAGTGCGAAGTGATGTAGTTGGCTTAATAGATGAACTTGGAAAAAGGGTTTTTGAGGAAATGGATTATTTAAATGAGGCAGATAATGCTAGAAAATTCAGAGAGTTACACTCGAAGAATGAAAAAATTTGCATTCCAAAAATATACAAAGATGAAACTAGTAGAAGAGTGTTAACCATGGAATGGATTGAAGGTGTAAAATTAACGAATATAAATGCAGTTAAAAAACTAGGAATAGATCCCAATGAAATGATAGAAATTGGAGTAAGTTGTAGTTTACAACAACTACTCGAACATGGTTTTTTTCATGCAGATCCGCATCCTGGAAACCTATTAGCCTTAAGCGATGGACGTATTTGTTATCTTGATTTTGGTATGATGAGTGAAGTAACTAGAGAATCAAGAACAGGTCTTATACAAGCAGTAGTTCATTTAGTCAATAAAAACTTTAAAAAGCTGTCTCAGGATTTTGTGACATTAGGATTTTTAAGTAAAGAAGTAAATTTAGAACCGATTGTCCCTGCCTTTGAAAGTGTATTTGATGAAGCAATCGAAAAAGGTGTTGCAAAATTAGATTTTAAAGCAGTTACTGATGAAATGTCAGGTGTTATGTATAAGTTTCCTTTTCGTGTTCCCCCTTACTATGCGCTTATAATAAGATCTTTAATTACTTTAGAAGGAATAGCATTAAGTGTAGATCCTGAATTTAAAATACTTGGTGCTGCATATCCTTACTTTGCCAAAAGACTAATAGAAGATCCAGACCCATCATTAAGAAAAAGTTTAAAAGACATGGTCTACGATGATGGCAAATTTAATTGGAAAAGATTGGAAGAGTTGATTGAAATTACAAATAGTCAAGTCTCAATTGATATTGAATTAATTTTAGATCAATTAATAAATCTTCTATTCTCCGAAAAAGGTGGATTACTTCGTGATCAACTGGTTGATAATATGGTAATAAAACTAGACGATGTTAGCTGGAGAATTGTAAAAAAAGCAAAAAGATTTCTACTAAGCCCTATAGAAGTTATAAAAAAGAGAAAAGAATGGAATATAAAAAACAGAATCTTGCTAGAATTAGAGCCTATACGAGAATTAAGAGCTGTGTTAAAGACTATACCAGGGTTTAGAACACAACTTCTATTAGCAAGAATTCCTAGAATCCTTAGTGAACCTGATACAAGAAAAATGAGCATCGGAGTTATGAAAGGTGTAACCGAAAAAGGATTAGTTAGAGTTATCAAAAGAACTGCTAAAGCAAGTTCTTAAAAAAAATATGAAAATCAAGAAAAGAAATTTTTTAATTCCTATCCTATTGTTAGGATTAGAATTGAATAACATTAAACCTGCAAACGCTGCGAGTTATATTGCATTTGTTAGTGGGGGCTTTCGCCGATCTGTATCAATAGAAAGTATTGAACAACTTGCCCAAACTGGAGAGGCCAAAGGTATTTTGAAAGATTTACTAAAATTTGGTTCTCAAGATCCAAAAGAAATTTCAAAGTTGTTGAACCAAGAAGTTGAATTACCTCTAGTACTCACAAGTCGTCTAATTAATAGTAAAATAGGTGAAGCTGTTATTGGAAGAGTAGCAAAAATAATCCATCCCATAAAAGTTGAAGATCCCAAAATTGCAATACCTGCTATTAGGGCTGGAATTGTGTTAGGAATAGCAAAAAGAGGAGATTCGTTAACTGCTGTCGACTTTATAAAAGCATATCCAACACAAACGATGGCTATAAGTATACCCGAATTACTAAAAGTCATAGATAAGGTAAACTCAGTAAGTGGACTGATAAAATTTTTCTCTAGTTCACCACTAGAAAAACTTTAAATGGGGTAAGCACAAAGTGAGTATTATCAACAAAATCCAAAAAAAAATAAACGGAACACAACAAAATGAATGGACGGGTTTAATAAACGCCTATAAAAAATTTTTACCTATAAATTCTAAAACTCCTATTATCACACTAAAGGAAGGGAATACGCCTCTAATACGAGCTAGTAAATTAGAGAAAATAATTGGTAGAAATATTCAAATTTTTCTTAAATATGATGGACTAAACCCAACAGGATCATTCAAAGATAGAGGAATGACTATGGCAATTAGTAAAGCAAAAGAAGAAGGTTCAAAAGCAGTTGTTTGTGCAAGTACAGGAAACACCTCAGCATCTGCTGCAGCTTATGCTAGAAGAGCAGGACTTAAAGCATATGTTGTAATTCCAGATGGATATGTTGCGCAAGGAAAACTAGCGCAAGCATTAGTTTATGGTGCTGAAGTACTAGCAATAAAAGGAAATTTTGATAAAGCACTTGAGATTGTTCAATCTATTGCAAATGACAATCCAATAACACTGGTAAATTCTGTGAATCCTTATAGATTACAAGGTCAAAAAACAGCTGCCTTTGAAATTATAGAAAAATTAGGTGATGCCCCTGATTGGTTATGTATTCCTGTTGGAAATGGAGGTAATATTTCAGCATATTGGATGGGATTTAATGAATATTACAATAAGAAAAAAGCAAAAACACTGCCAAAAATGATGGGTTATCAAGCTTTTGGATCTGCACCACTTGTCTTTGATAAAATTTATGAATCTCCAGAAACGATTGCAACAGCTATAAGAATTGGAAACCCTGTAAATTGGGAAAAAGCAGTTAAAGCAAAAGAAGAAAGTTGCGGAAATTTTGAAGCAGTAACAGAAACAGAAATTATTGAAGCATATAAATTAATTGGGCATGAAGGAATCTTTTGTGAACCTGCTAGTGCTGCATCTGTTGCAGGTTTACTTAAAAATCAAAAAGAATTACCTAATAATTCAAAAGTTGTTTGTGTACTAACTGGTAATGGCTTAAAGGATCCAGATTGTGCCATTAAAAACAATGACGCTATATTTCACAGCAATCTCAATCCGGACATAAGTGAAATTTCAAAAATAATGAGCCTTTAACAAAACAAAACAGACAATTAAAAATCCGGTCAACGGAAAACCTCGAAAAACCCTATTGATTACCTGTGGGAAAACAAAGAAAAGAGAGCAAAACCATCACCGGTTTTCCACAAAACAATAAAACCTAACGAAAAGGTAGTGTTTTTTCAACGTCTTAGAATTTTATTCCACATGTCGGTTGGAAATTTTTTTGTTTGTTATCAAGGTTTTTGTGGTGTTTTCCACTTCTTCCACAGGAACTACTACTACGGATTAATTATTCTTAGAAAAAAAAAGAAAGAAAAGTAGATATTCGAAGTTCTTGGATTAATTTTTGATTTATGGGATTCCTTTCTTTGGTTTTACTGGTTACGTTGGTGGAATGAAATTCATTTGTTCTCAGATTGAATTGAATTCAGCCCTGCAATTGGTCAGTAGGGCTGTATCGTCACGCCCAACACACCCTGTTTTAGCTAACGTACTGCTAACAGCTGATGAAGGAACGAGCCGTTTAAGTCTAACTGGCTTTGATTTGAATCTAGGAATTCAAACCTCAATAGCTGCTTCTGTAAATCAAAGTGGAGCAATAACGTTACCTGCTCGTTTATTTAGTGAAATTGTTTCAAAGCTTTCAGCTGAGACTCCTATAACTGTTTTTTCAGAAGAAGACTCACAAAATGTTGAATTGAGTAGTTTAAGCAGTACGTACAAAATGAAAGGTTTATCTTCTGATGATTTTCCAGATCTTCCTTTAATTGAAAGTGGTACTTCTCTAAAAGTATCTCCAAAATCTTTAATATATGCTCTTAAAAATACCTTATTTGCCAGTAGTACAGATGAAGCAAAGCAATTGTTAACAGGTGTTCATCTTATTTTTAAAAATGACAATATGGAAACAGCTGCTACTGATGGACATAGATTAGCGATTTCAAAACAGATTGATGTTTTAAAATCTGGATCTAATTTAGATAATTCTAGTCTTGAAGAAGATGGTTCTTTTGCGATCACATTACCTTCTAAATCTTTAAGAGAAGTTGAGAGGTTAATTTCTAGTTGGAGTAATGATGAACTTGTAAGTATTTTTTGTGATCAAGGTCAAGTTGTATTTTTAGGAAGTGACCAAATACTTACGAGTCGAACGCTTGATGGAATTTATCCAAATTATAAACAATTGGTACCTGATAGTTTTTCTAGAACAATTGATGTAGAACGTCGAACATTTATATCAGCATTAGAGAGAGTTGCCGTCTTAGCAGATCAATATAATAACGTAATTAAAATAACTACAAATATAGAAACCCAGTTATTAAACATAAATGCTGATGCACAAGATGTCGGTTCTGGAAATGAATCTTTATCTGCTGTGTTAAAAGGTGATTCTTTACAGATCGCATTTAATGTTAGATATCTACTGGATGGCTTAAAGGCTATTGATGCTGATAGAGTTCTTTTAAGTTGTAATTCATCAACAACCCCTGCTATTCTTTCAAGTCCTGAGGAAATTCAACAATTTACCTATCTCGTCATGCCAGTTCAAATAAGATCTTGAGCTTTGTCTTTACCTGAAACTATTTTTCTAAGTGATTTGTTTAGGCATAGGGCACGATGTGATAGAGGGATTGATCACGGCCCAGGGGCTTTTGTTTGGATGCATCCTCCAGTTCATAGAATATTAGGTTGGGCTACTAGGCCTTCGTCTTTTACTTCTGAAAGACATGTTTGGAGACTCAATCAAATTTGTGCAATTAGTGATGAACAGGTTTATGTAAAAGGAATACCATCTATCTCAAATGTTCTTACTCTTGATTTATTACCTTCCCTTTTGGATGCTCACCTTTTAAACAATAATGGACAGAAACTTGGATTAATTGCCGATTTTGTATTTAATTCTAAGACAGGAAAGATTCTTTATTATTTGATATCCAGATCGGATCCACGCCTTCCAGGTAGTAGTAGATGGAGACTTTCGTTAGATCGTATTGTCGATCAGCATCCAGGAAGAGTAGAAGTTAATGCTACAGTTTTAGATGAGCTACCTTTATCAAGATCTAGTATTAAACAAGACTTTTTAAGACAAACTAGAAATTTTAGAGAACAATTTAATCAATTTACATCTTTAGCCTCTGACAAATTAGAAGGGTGGCTAGATGAGTCTCTTTCAGAAGAAAAAACAGATCTGTATGATTCTTATAATTATAAGGAAGATGTTGATTCTATTTTAGATTGGGATGATAATAATTCAGATTATCTTGGGAAAGATAAAAAAAAT includes:
- a CDS encoding DNA repair protein RecN codes for the protein MLTGLRLSNIALIQSLDLTFKQGFTVLTGETGAGKSILLDALDALLGGLSGPSLSGLLRTGCDRGHIEASFTADCIDMASFTNHDFDAVDNELLVSRVLIRRQDRIISRFRINGVAVSKDQILSIRPSLIDLTGQGQVQELSKSGHQRDCLDCFGGSILEDSKIAVKEAYYKWKKAFCSLQAAQNDFMNLESQISEQKAFLSKLEAAQLLDPEEDVKLLNQQDTLAHTVRIQQGLSTLSSILYESNSDLPTVLELLNNCLNEINILTQLDSSLSTYLESILDVFTRLDSLSQSLQHYASNLDSDPQKLDEIQDRISYLKHLKRISNCDLSHLISERDRLRDLINSDQPQVICSRLAEEEHSFREFRDLNNKKLSELRHKAALKLQNQLLQYLKSMGLPNVRFKVELNSEKPTEHGVDSVLFLFSSNPDQPLAPLIRIASGGEMSRFLLALKTTLASRAGSSTLVFDEIDSGVSGKVSTAIAVLLKELSFNNQVFCVTHQPLVAVKADNHLRISKFVEGGFTNVEVSSLERIEDREKELAELAGGDFAHSRLYASSLLSKEAA
- a CDS encoding AarF/ABC1/UbiB kinase family protein, giving the protein MREELEDFIEASGLLEYDYAAIERIYRGSPMRLINRVLETLVPIGLFIIGIGTDKILGLLNNEQRTKERAKECAQLFVSLGPAFIKAGQALSTRPDIIPTVLLDELAQLQDQLPGFDSKLAMACIEEDLKKPIEEIFKEIEINPISAASLGQVHKGVLLNGESVAVKVQRPGLREQITLDLYIVRNIAVWINKNVKLVRSDVVGLIDELGKRVFEEMDYLNEADNARKFRELHSKNEKICIPKIYKDETSRRVLTMEWIEGVKLTNINAVKKLGIDPNEMIEIGVSCSLQQLLEHGFFHADPHPGNLLALSDGRICYLDFGMMSEVTRESRTGLIQAVVHLVNKNFKKLSQDFVTLGFLSKEVNLEPIVPAFESVFDEAIEKGVAKLDFKAVTDEMSGVMYKFPFRVPPYYALIIRSLITLEGIALSVDPEFKILGAAYPYFAKRLIEDPDPSLRKSLKDMVYDDGKFNWKRLEELIEITNSQVSIDIELILDQLINLLFSEKGGLLRDQLVDNMVIKLDDVSWRIVKKAKRFLLSPIEVIKKRKEWNIKNRILLELEPIRELRAVLKTIPGFRTQLLLARIPRILSEPDTRKMSIGVMKGVTEKGLVRVIKRTAKASS
- a CDS encoding alpha/beta hydrolase, which encodes MNNIKPANAASYIAFVSGGFRRSVSIESIEQLAQTGEAKGILKDLLKFGSQDPKEISKLLNQEVELPLVLTSRLINSKIGEAVIGRVAKIIHPIKVEDPKIAIPAIRAGIVLGIAKRGDSLTAVDFIKAYPTQTMAISIPELLKVIDKVNSVSGLIKFFSSSPLEKL
- the thrC gene encoding threonine synthase; translated protein: MSIINKIQKKINGTQQNEWTGLINAYKKFLPINSKTPIITLKEGNTPLIRASKLEKIIGRNIQIFLKYDGLNPTGSFKDRGMTMAISKAKEEGSKAVVCASTGNTSASAAAYARRAGLKAYVVIPDGYVAQGKLAQALVYGAEVLAIKGNFDKALEIVQSIANDNPITLVNSVNPYRLQGQKTAAFEIIEKLGDAPDWLCIPVGNGGNISAYWMGFNEYYNKKKAKTLPKMMGYQAFGSAPLVFDKIYESPETIATAIRIGNPVNWEKAVKAKEESCGNFEAVTETEIIEAYKLIGHEGIFCEPASAASVAGLLKNQKELPNNSKVVCVLTGNGLKDPDCAIKNNDAIFHSNLNPDISEISKIMSL
- the dnaN gene encoding DNA polymerase III subunit beta; the protein is MKFICSQIELNSALQLVSRAVSSRPTHPVLANVLLTADEGTSRLSLTGFDLNLGIQTSIAASVNQSGAITLPARLFSEIVSKLSAETPITVFSEEDSQNVELSSLSSTYKMKGLSSDDFPDLPLIESGTSLKVSPKSLIYALKNTLFASSTDEAKQLLTGVHLIFKNDNMETAATDGHRLAISKQIDVLKSGSNLDNSSLEEDGSFAITLPSKSLREVERLISSWSNDELVSIFCDQGQVVFLGSDQILTSRTLDGIYPNYKQLVPDSFSRTIDVERRTFISALERVAVLADQYNNVIKITTNIETQLLNINADAQDVGSGNESLSAVLKGDSLQIAFNVRYLLDGLKAIDADRVLLSCNSSTTPAILSSPEEIQQFTYLVMPVQIRS
- a CDS encoding PRC-barrel domain-containing protein; its protein translation is MSLPETIFLSDLFRHRARCDRGIDHGPGAFVWMHPPVHRILGWATRPSSFTSERHVWRLNQICAISDEQVYVKGIPSISNVLTLDLLPSLLDAHLLNNNGQKLGLIADFVFNSKTGKILYYLISRSDPRLPGSSRWRLSLDRIVDQHPGRVEVNATVLDELPLSRSSIKQDFLRQTRNFREQFNQFTSLASDKLEGWLDESLSEEKTDLYDSYNYKEDVDSILDWDDNNSDYLGKDKKNNISDRSYKREKYSNIESNEEDPWV